A single window of Pontibacillus chungwhensis DNA harbors:
- a CDS encoding glycosyltransferase family 4 protein codes for MRILLATVFNYPHTGGLSTHMTTLKSGLEALGHDVEILSFSDLPYYKQQFFAKGPSFFMNRMVPGKGILLGHKLRQNMLKDMIKKQHDQKPYDLVNAQDIYATFASLEAGVNTVTTVHGYMTFEAISRGSIKSDSEEAKVLQEKETEAYKKTRQVITVDYRIRNYVRDLAGVDGIRVHNFIDVDQFRPQTDRKQEFRKKFGFKEEDKLIFIPRRLTKKNGVIYPTKALSLIQQSFPEAKLIYAGSGEEEQAVRDEAKANGTESSVHFLGDIPHEVMKDYYAMSDITMVPSVHSEGVEEATSISALEAMGSGVPVIASAVGGLKEIVDHEENGLLVPEKDITALAQAVERILSTPTFGERMALQARLLIEQEYSHVSAATSYASIYENVLQHVY; via the coding sequence ATGAGAATTTTATTGGCAACGGTATTCAATTACCCCCACACAGGTGGGCTATCAACCCATATGACAACTTTAAAATCGGGGCTTGAGGCTTTAGGACATGACGTTGAGATTTTGTCCTTTAGTGACCTGCCCTATTACAAACAACAATTCTTCGCAAAAGGACCCAGTTTCTTTATGAATCGCATGGTCCCTGGGAAGGGTATTTTGCTTGGGCATAAATTACGCCAGAATATGCTGAAAGACATGATTAAAAAGCAGCATGATCAAAAGCCCTACGATCTTGTGAACGCTCAGGATATCTATGCAACGTTTGCCTCTTTAGAGGCGGGTGTGAATACCGTTACGACCGTGCACGGCTATATGACATTTGAGGCGATTAGCCGCGGATCGATTAAGTCGGACAGTGAGGAAGCGAAGGTCTTACAGGAGAAGGAAACAGAGGCCTACAAGAAGACGCGCCAAGTCATTACGGTCGACTACCGCATTCGAAACTACGTCCGTGACCTTGCTGGTGTGGATGGCATTCGCGTGCACAACTTCATCGACGTGGACCAGTTCCGCCCTCAAACGGACCGGAAACAAGAGTTCCGCAAGAAGTTCGGCTTCAAGGAAGAAGATAAACTCATCTTCATCCCCCGCCGCTTAACGAAGAAAAACGGTGTGATCTATCCTACGAAGGCCCTGTCGCTTATTCAACAATCATTCCCGGAGGCCAAGCTCATCTACGCCGGCAGCGGTGAAGAGGAACAAGCCGTCCGAGACGAAGCAAAAGCAAACGGCACAGAATCCTCTGTCCACTTCCTAGGAGACATCCCTCACGAGGTGATGAAGGATTACTACGCTATGAGCGATATCACGATGGTTCCATCCGTTCACTCAGAAGGCGTCGAAGAAGCAACGTCGATCTCAGCATTAGAAGCCATGGGCAGTGGCGTACCCGTTATCGCCTCAGCCGTAGGTGGCCTAAAAGAAATTGTCGATCACGAAGAAAACGGCCTACTCGTCCCAGAAAAAGACATAACGGCCCTGGCCCAAGCCGTGGAGCGCATACTTTCAACACCCACATTCGGCGAACGCATGGCCCTACAGGCCCGCCTCCTGATCGAACAAGAATATTCTCACGTATCAGCGGCCACATCCTATGCTAGTATTTACGAAAATGTATTGCAGCACGTTTATTAA
- the csaB gene encoding polysaccharide pyruvyl transferase CsaB translates to MKIVISGFYGLGNTGDEAILDSMIDNLRSSLDEPDLTVFSLSPDETASKHSVTSIYRGWRHDFKKKVRALREADLLLSGGGGLLQDTYPTRIIFGPLPYYLLIVLLAKLCGTKVMFFSQGVGPVTSKYGKLLMRMFGNLADFITVRDDYSKNYLHDLKVTRPKTVVTADIVFAYQGRDDDACVESLPIKRDDSLVGISVRPWFEETRYQKEMALLVDRLIKEHGVTPVFIPMEGEHDASVSRTIQGHMEHGDKTYVLGTDFTPNQYLQFMKHCDTVIGMRLHALIFATLASVPYAGISYDKKVESLAKRTGMWDYSTTLEEFTADDLYPKVAQILENHDALSDELDQERAALREQALQNLELMKKHFVK, encoded by the coding sequence ACTGTTTTTTCCCTTTCCCCTGACGAAACCGCATCTAAACATTCAGTTACCAGCATATATCGAGGCTGGCGTCATGATTTTAAGAAGAAGGTACGAGCACTTCGTGAAGCTGACCTTCTCCTAAGTGGTGGCGGCGGCTTACTTCAAGATACATATCCTACTCGTATTATTTTCGGACCTCTTCCATATTATTTACTTATTGTGCTATTAGCGAAATTGTGTGGCACGAAAGTAATGTTCTTCTCTCAAGGAGTCGGCCCCGTCACAAGCAAATATGGGAAGCTTCTTATGAGAATGTTCGGGAACTTGGCAGATTTTATTACGGTGCGCGATGATTATTCCAAGAACTACCTTCATGATCTGAAAGTCACCCGTCCAAAGACGGTGGTGACCGCAGATATCGTATTCGCCTATCAGGGCCGTGACGACGATGCTTGTGTTGAATCTCTTCCTATTAAACGGGATGATTCTCTAGTCGGCATCAGCGTACGCCCCTGGTTCGAGGAAACCCGCTATCAGAAAGAGATGGCGCTCTTGGTCGATCGTTTGATCAAGGAGCACGGCGTCACGCCTGTTTTTATTCCGATGGAAGGCGAACACGATGCCTCTGTGTCCCGTACGATTCAAGGGCACATGGAACACGGCGACAAAACGTACGTCTTAGGCACGGATTTCACACCGAACCAATACTTACAGTTTATGAAACATTGCGATACAGTCATCGGCATGCGCCTGCACGCGCTGATCTTTGCAACGCTTGCTTCTGTTCCATACGCAGGGATTAGCTATGATAAAAAGGTTGAGAGTCTCGCGAAACGAACAGGCATGTGGGACTATTCCACAACGCTTGAAGAGTTCACGGCGGATGACCTTTATCCGAAAGTGGCACAGATCCTAGAGAATCATGATGCTCTAAGTGATGAGCTTGATCAAGAGCGAGCCGCACTTCGGGAACAAGCCCTTCAAAACCTCGAGCTTATGAAGAAGCATTTCGTAAAGTAA
- a CDS encoding efflux RND transporter permease subunit — MKLVESSVKRPVGVFMIVLAIVALGFVSLRNLTIDLYPEIDLPIAVVSTQYPDAAPQEVEKLVSRPVESAVSSIEGINTVQSQSQPGASLVILMFENGTNLDNALLDVREKVDQIKGLLPEDAADPSILRFDPQQIPVMWVGLSGKDASSLQGIAEDNIVPYFERQGGVGSVSIEGGRSREVQVQIDRARMAQYGLNAQTLVQAINAANQSTSAGVLEKGDQDLQVRIQGEFETIEDVKETIITSPTGAQLELEDVTTVKDTFKDVTTISRVNGQPSVVLSVLKKSDGNTVEVANNVAAAKDDVEEDLPSDVSMDIVFDTSTFIKQSIRSVVQNIILGGLFSVLILLLFLKSVRATIVIGISIPIAIISTFTLMYFTGNTLNVLTMGGLALGIGMMVDSSIVILENIVAYRQNGYSLKEAAKQGASELAPAVIASTTTTLVVFLPIVFVEGIASELFTPLALTVSFSLVASLIVSITLIPMLSSKLLTKAMKDNGRRYWFDRFMDKINNGYRSMLRGVLRHRLITVIVTILAIVGSGFLAPLLGTEFIPPSDQGQIEVTVEAPSGTSLEGTESITKQIDQKLEPYEEIISSNYLSIGGGGFEGFSSTANEATYTIQLVPPEERDKTTSTVMQEMDEDLRDIVGAEITVSEMAAGLGTGAPVQIQLNGEEYEVLRELADQVTWTIDQIDGVHNPESSASEGRPEIQVNVDRDKAAQYGLSYQQVMSQVQLGFSGQTATRFREAGEEIDVRIILPDDERRTISDLESMNIQTQTGDMIPLATVAELEQVQGPSTLLRENQQKQVNVTSDIVNRDLGSITEDIRSELDRINFPEGYSYSIGGQAEDMADSFGDLALALIFSIFLVYAVMAVQFENFLYPFVIMFSMPATIIGVLGGLFITGKPISVPAIIGVIMLAGIVVNNAIVLVDYINIVRRKGVDRYEAILEAGPSRLRPILMTTLTTVLGMIPLALGLGEGAEAQQPMAITIIFGLTVSSFFTLLLIPVVYTYFDDLSKKIVRLFQRGNKKQTKTETES; from the coding sequence GATGCTGCCCCGCAGGAAGTGGAGAAACTCGTCAGCCGTCCAGTCGAATCGGCTGTCAGTTCCATTGAGGGCATTAACACCGTGCAATCCCAGTCTCAGCCTGGCGCATCCCTCGTGATTCTGATGTTTGAGAATGGGACGAACTTAGATAACGCTCTTCTCGACGTCCGGGAAAAAGTCGACCAGATTAAAGGGCTCCTGCCAGAAGATGCTGCGGACCCGAGCATATTACGCTTTGATCCACAGCAAATTCCAGTCATGTGGGTGGGCTTATCTGGTAAAGATGCTTCAAGTCTGCAAGGAATCGCTGAAGATAACATCGTTCCCTATTTTGAACGGCAGGGGGGTGTCGGATCTGTCAGCATCGAAGGGGGCCGCTCCCGGGAGGTGCAAGTGCAGATCGACCGTGCGAGAATGGCGCAATACGGCTTAAACGCTCAGACTCTCGTGCAGGCTATTAACGCAGCCAACCAGTCCACGTCAGCAGGCGTGCTTGAAAAAGGGGACCAAGACCTGCAGGTTCGCATTCAGGGAGAGTTCGAAACGATTGAAGATGTGAAAGAAACGATCATCACCTCTCCAACTGGAGCTCAGCTAGAACTGGAGGACGTGACAACGGTTAAAGACACGTTCAAAGACGTGACCACGATCTCCCGCGTCAACGGCCAGCCCTCTGTTGTCTTATCCGTTTTGAAAAAATCAGACGGGAACACAGTAGAAGTAGCCAACAACGTAGCAGCGGCTAAGGATGACGTGGAGGAGGATTTACCTAGTGATGTGAGCATGGACATCGTGTTTGATACCTCGACCTTTATCAAACAATCGATTCGCTCTGTTGTACAAAACATCATTCTCGGTGGTCTGTTCTCCGTACTCATTCTGCTCTTATTCCTGAAGAGTGTACGGGCAACGATCGTTATTGGGATTTCCATTCCGATTGCGATCATCTCAACATTTACGCTTATGTACTTTACTGGCAACACGTTGAACGTCCTCACGATGGGCGGACTCGCTTTAGGAATCGGAATGATGGTCGATAGCTCGATCGTCATACTAGAAAATATCGTCGCCTACAGGCAGAACGGATACTCGCTCAAAGAAGCGGCCAAACAAGGGGCATCAGAACTCGCACCTGCCGTTATTGCCTCAACGACGACAACGCTCGTGGTATTCTTGCCGATCGTATTCGTTGAAGGAATCGCATCAGAACTGTTCACGCCACTCGCGTTAACCGTTTCCTTCTCACTCGTCGCATCCTTAATCGTCTCGATCACGCTCATTCCAATGCTGTCATCGAAGCTCTTAACGAAAGCGATGAAGGACAACGGACGCCGCTACTGGTTCGACCGTTTCATGGACAAAATCAACAACGGCTATCGCTCGATGCTTCGCGGGGTGCTAAGACATCGTCTCATTACGGTCATCGTTACGATTCTCGCAATCGTCGGAAGCGGATTTCTCGCACCTCTCCTTGGTACGGAATTCATTCCACCATCTGACCAGGGCCAAATCGAGGTAACCGTTGAAGCACCATCCGGAACGTCCTTAGAAGGAACAGAATCGATTACAAAACAAATCGACCAAAAGTTAGAACCATACGAAGAGATCATTTCATCGAATTACTTAAGCATCGGTGGAGGAGGCTTCGAAGGATTCTCATCAACAGCCAATGAAGCCACCTACACGATACAGCTCGTCCCACCAGAAGAACGGGACAAAACAACATCCACTGTGATGCAAGAGATGGATGAAGATCTCCGTGATATAGTTGGGGCTGAAATCACCGTTAGTGAAATGGCAGCGGGTCTTGGGACAGGGGCTCCAGTTCAGATTCAGCTAAACGGTGAAGAATATGAAGTCTTACGGGAACTTGCCGATCAAGTCACCTGGACGATTGACCAGATCGACGGCGTTCACAATCCTGAATCATCAGCTTCAGAAGGGCGCCCTGAAATCCAGGTCAACGTCGACCGGGACAAAGCCGCGCAGTACGGCCTTTCCTATCAGCAGGTGATGAGCCAGGTGCAGCTTGGCTTTAGCGGTCAAACGGCCACCCGTTTCCGTGAAGCTGGGGAGGAAATCGATGTGCGCATCATTCTTCCAGATGATGAACGTCGCACGATTAGCGATTTAGAATCGATGAATATCCAAACCCAGACGGGCGACATGATCCCGCTCGCAACCGTCGCTGAGCTCGAACAAGTCCAGGGACCATCGACATTGCTTCGTGAGAATCAGCAAAAGCAAGTCAACGTCACAAGCGACATTGTAAACCGCGACCTTGGAAGCATTACAGAAGATATTCGATCCGAACTCGATCGCATTAACTTCCCAGAAGGCTATTCCTATTCAATAGGGGGACAGGCAGAGGACATGGCTGATTCCTTTGGAGATCTGGCACTAGCGTTGATCTTCTCGATCTTCCTTGTCTACGCCGTAATGGCCGTGCAGTTTGAGAACTTCCTGTATCCATTTGTCATCATGTTCTCGATGCCAGCTACAATTATTGGCGTACTTGGCGGCCTATTCATTACAGGGAAGCCGATTAGTGTACCAGCTATCATCGGGGTCATCATGCTCGCCGGGATCGTTGTAAACAACGCGATTGTGCTCGTGGATTACATTAACATCGTCAGACGAAAAGGCGTCGATCGCTACGAAGCGATTCTAGAAGCGGGACCAAGTCGCCTTCGCCCGATCTTAATGACCACACTCACAACCGTACTCGGAATGATTCCACTAGCCTTAGGACTAGGAGAAGGCGCAGAAGCCCAGCAGCCGATGGCGATCACCATTATCTTTGGTCTCACCGTCTCAAGCTTCTTCACGCTCTTACTCATCCCGGTTGTCTACACGTATTTCGACGACCTATCCAAGAAAATCGTCCGCCTCTTCCAACGAGGCAACAAAAAACAAACCAAAACCGAAACAGAATCATAA
- the murJ gene encoding murein biosynthesis integral membrane protein MurJ: MSGLKKTAIWITMLSILLKLLGFVRESMMAREFGVSESTDGFLLSFTFVTLILALIANGFNSVFLPHYVKHRKADVEKAERNANSILNYTTIFFLVGSVAAYFLAPYIVPFLYGDRSALTLEITIELTQVFFIFMVVIALSGVLESYLQARRIFVPTQISKIMGTLMATVFLVLFADLWGIYSMAYGFVFGTFLGVVIQFVSLKRGGFKWMPSLKFDEEFGRNFLILLAPALLHSSVGHINVFVNKMFAARIDTGATTYLNNASLLMSIPSTIFTTTIVAIIFTLLSEQAQQKEKFKNTLYMGYQIGMMTLLPIAVGTFLVGKAAISFIYEGGKFTPEDTANTYYVLQLYIPIILTQGLLVIGVKGLYAQEKTKKLLSISSTTIILNAVLNYAFIQPMGYPGLALSSSVVAVYYVSAVTYAVYQDYDKSELMQIPALFFKVLIPTIIMALPIYLIQTLTDIESLYALWELVILVPIGIVFYVIGLYVFYREGFRQMMRLVKDRKSMKQG; this comes from the coding sequence ATGTCTGGATTAAAGAAAACCGCAATCTGGATTACGATGCTATCGATTTTGTTGAAACTACTTGGGTTTGTAAGGGAGAGCATGATGGCCAGAGAATTTGGTGTAAGCGAAAGCACCGATGGCTTCTTGCTTTCCTTTACTTTTGTCACGCTAATCTTAGCGCTGATTGCGAACGGATTTAATTCCGTCTTCCTCCCCCATTACGTCAAGCATCGTAAAGCAGATGTAGAGAAAGCCGAACGAAATGCCAACAGCATTTTAAACTACACGACGATCTTTTTCCTCGTTGGATCGGTGGCAGCGTATTTCCTCGCTCCTTACATCGTTCCATTTCTGTACGGAGACCGGTCGGCGTTAACGCTAGAAATTACGATTGAGCTCACGCAAGTGTTCTTCATCTTTATGGTCGTCATTGCCTTAAGTGGTGTACTCGAATCGTACCTGCAGGCGCGCCGTATTTTCGTTCCGACTCAGATCTCAAAGATTATGGGTACGCTTATGGCGACTGTGTTCCTTGTTCTGTTCGCAGATCTTTGGGGCATTTACAGTATGGCGTACGGATTTGTGTTTGGTACGTTCCTCGGTGTTGTCATTCAGTTCGTTTCCTTGAAGCGAGGCGGATTTAAATGGATGCCGAGCCTGAAGTTTGATGAAGAGTTCGGGCGTAACTTTTTAATCTTGTTAGCACCCGCCCTTCTCCACTCTTCTGTTGGCCATATTAACGTGTTCGTCAACAAAATGTTCGCAGCCCGTATTGATACAGGGGCCACGACGTATTTAAACAATGCATCCTTACTGATGAGTATTCCGAGTACGATTTTCACAACGACGATTGTTGCGATTATCTTTACACTCCTGTCAGAACAGGCTCAACAGAAGGAAAAGTTTAAAAACACCCTTTATATGGGGTATCAAATTGGGATGATGACGCTGTTGCCGATCGCGGTCGGTACGTTCTTAGTGGGTAAAGCTGCAATTTCCTTCATTTATGAAGGTGGTAAGTTCACACCAGAAGACACAGCGAATACGTACTACGTTCTTCAGCTCTATATTCCGATTATCTTAACGCAGGGTCTCCTTGTCATTGGGGTAAAAGGACTGTACGCGCAGGAGAAAACGAAGAAACTATTAAGCATCAGTTCCACCACGATTATTTTAAACGCGGTGTTAAACTACGCCTTTATTCAGCCGATGGGCTACCCGGGACTTGCTTTATCAAGTTCTGTAGTCGCGGTGTATTACGTCTCAGCCGTTACTTATGCGGTGTATCAGGATTACGACAAGAGCGAGCTTATGCAGATTCCGGCACTCTTCTTTAAAGTGCTGATTCCGACGATTATCATGGCGTTGCCGATTTATCTGATTCAGACGTTGACAGATATTGAGTCGCTCTACGCTCTATGGGAGCTCGTTATTCTCGTTCCGATCGGGATTGTCTTTTATGTGATTGGCCTTTATGTGTTCTACCGTGAAGGCTTCAGGCAGATGATGCGCTTAGTGAAAGATCGTAAGAGTATGAAACAAGGATAA